Proteins from one Acidiphilium multivorum AIU301 genomic window:
- a CDS encoding YbaK/EbsC family protein, which produces MSDAALARVRAALRAAGLADGLIREFPAGTATAADAAAALGCDVAAIAKSIVFRAGDAPVLAIASGANRVGKSRLAAVLGAKLAPASPDFVRDATGFAPGGVSPAGHDPAMRIVIDRDLFAFAEVWAAAGTPRHVFPVTPDGLVRLTGGLVADIRQEG; this is translated from the coding sequence ATGAGCGATGCCGCCCTGGCCCGGGTCCGCGCCGCCCTGCGCGCCGCCGGCCTCGCCGATGGCCTGATCCGCGAATTCCCCGCAGGCACTGCGACCGCCGCCGATGCCGCCGCCGCCCTCGGCTGCGATGTCGCCGCGATCGCCAAGTCGATCGTCTTCCGCGCCGGCGATGCGCCGGTGCTCGCGATCGCCTCCGGGGCGAACCGCGTCGGCAAGAGCCGCCTCGCCGCCGTCCTCGGCGCGAAACTCGCCCCCGCCAGCCCCGATTTCGTGCGCGATGCCACCGGCTTCGCGCCCGGCGGCGTGTCCCCCGCCGGCCACGATCCGGCGATGCGCATCGTCATCGACCGCGATCTCTTCGCCTTCGCCGAGGTCTGGGCCGCGGCCGGCACGCCCCGTCACGTCTTTCCGGTCACGCCTGACGGCCTGGTCCGCCTGACTGGCGGCCTGGTCGCCGATATCAGGCAGGAGGGCTGA
- a CDS encoding MAPEG family protein yields MTFPTVAAGYGALLALIYLVLSLWVGFGRFGFRVIHGDGGNDRLARRIRAHANFAEYVPLILLLAALLEASGAGRLEMNALLFPLLVARIIHPFGMIAPENSPQQFLCRAPGALITWLVLGAEAILLLARLR; encoded by the coding sequence ATGACCTTCCCCACCGTCGCCGCCGGCTATGGCGCCCTGCTCGCCCTGATCTACCTCGTCCTCTCGCTCTGGGTCGGCTTCGGCCGCTTCGGCTTCCGGGTGATCCACGGCGATGGCGGCAACGATCGCCTCGCCCGCCGCATCCGCGCCCATGCCAATTTCGCCGAATACGTCCCGCTGATCCTTCTCCTCGCCGCCCTGCTGGAGGCGAGCGGGGCCGGGCGGCTCGAGATGAACGCGCTGCTCTTCCCGCTGCTGGTCGCGCGCATCATCCACCCGTTCGGCATGATCGCGCCGGAGAATTCGCCGCAGCAATTCCTCTGCCGCGCGCCCGGCGCGCTCATCACCTGGCTCGTCCTCGGCGCGGAGGCGATCCTGCTGCTGGCGCGCCTGCGATGA